Proteins encoded within one genomic window of Paenarthrobacter sp. JL.01a:
- a CDS encoding glycosyltransferase gives MIARTLGSLKEVIGWGTVDVVVACNGCTDATEAIASRWQGVSVLHVAEASKTAALNAGDRCTALWPRLYLDADIEVSAKALVDVFAALQDETLLAARPAFSYDTHGASAPVRAYYRARSRIPGNAEGLWGAGAYALSRSGHSRMGVFPALTGDDYFVDRLFGAQEKAVLPTEPVIVRTPRTSAALLAVLRRTYRGNAEQDQVSGGASLPRTARQLLGSVRGPRTAFDAVVYAVFAVAGRRRPRSRASSPVWERDESRR, from the coding sequence GTGATCGCCAGGACTCTTGGGTCGCTGAAGGAAGTTATTGGGTGGGGAACCGTTGATGTAGTGGTGGCCTGCAACGGGTGTACAGATGCGACGGAGGCGATTGCGTCCCGATGGCAGGGCGTTTCCGTCCTCCATGTGGCGGAGGCGTCAAAGACCGCGGCACTTAACGCCGGGGATCGATGCACAGCATTGTGGCCCCGCCTGTACCTCGACGCCGATATTGAGGTCAGCGCCAAGGCCCTTGTTGACGTTTTTGCGGCCTTGCAGGATGAGACCTTGCTGGCTGCCCGGCCTGCGTTCAGTTATGACACGCACGGAGCTTCGGCGCCGGTTCGGGCCTACTACCGTGCCCGCAGCAGAATCCCGGGCAATGCGGAGGGACTGTGGGGCGCCGGTGCTTATGCGTTGAGCCGTTCCGGGCACAGCCGCATGGGTGTCTTTCCGGCCCTGACGGGAGACGACTATTTTGTGGACAGGCTTTTTGGTGCGCAGGAGAAAGCTGTCCTGCCCACGGAGCCGGTGATCGTCCGGACGCCCCGGACGTCCGCTGCATTGTTGGCTGTGTTGCGTCGTACCTATCGGGGTAACGCCGAACAGGACCAGGTGTCAGGCGGGGCCTCCCTGCCGCGGACGGCTCGCCAGCTGCTGGGGTCGGTTCGTGGGCCGCGGACGGCGTTTGACGCCGTCGTCTATGCGGTGTTCGCAGTGGCCGGGCGCCGCCGTCCAAGGTCGCGGGCGTCTTCCCCCGTATGGGAACGGGACGAGAGCCGTCGCTAG
- a CDS encoding WecB/TagA/CpsF family glycosyltransferase yields the protein MLLPKALPTRIASHRVVPQLTFPHRVAPRRGTAPLTLAAASGEPWVNLGGVAVKLMEFDPAIEEILDRASGAGAPPLGVCSANLDHIRHFGSGGRWAGTLEQSGPEQPGGVEWLTLIDGAPLATEARRLTSRNWPRLAGSDLVGPLLDEAGRRGLTVGFLGGSTETQQLIRAKFEVERPHLRVVGWWAPPRTTLGDHEASRRLAAKISESAPDILIVALGKPRQELWISEHGAMTGAKVLMAFGAVVDFLAGHIRRAPSWVSSNSLEWAWRLALEPRRLARRYLVDGPEAYLRLRRDSSFTLPAAGQRQLPGADTAPKGTSVHPADVPEREPSRAPGSFAPASATAEVAVVVVTYNNEDSIGPLILSLRREAREQSMKVVVADNSPNHRTISELARHPDVIAFRTGGNLGYAGGINAALEAAGEADAYLILNPDLRVGEGAINAMSRRLQQSGAGMVVPVLLDDDGTVYPSLRREPGVLRALGDAALGSHLKRRPGWLSEMDFDEESYQHGHQVEWATGAALLLDGGAARLVGAWDERFFLYSEETDYCHRLREAGFSIWFEPEARMWHTRGGSGASPQLVALMSVNRVRYAEKYLGPARLMAFRGAVLAAEVARMGKPGHRDAAWALTSRRRWNRLPHAVRALEAEL from the coding sequence ATGCTGCTGCCGAAAGCACTGCCGACCCGGATCGCATCCCACCGGGTAGTCCCCCAACTGACATTCCCCCACCGCGTGGCCCCACGCCGCGGAACAGCGCCACTCACCCTGGCCGCTGCCTCCGGGGAACCGTGGGTGAACCTGGGCGGCGTCGCGGTCAAGCTCATGGAGTTCGATCCGGCGATCGAGGAGATCCTGGACAGGGCCAGCGGTGCCGGCGCGCCGCCGCTGGGCGTGTGCTCTGCCAACCTGGACCACATCCGCCACTTCGGTTCAGGTGGTCGCTGGGCCGGCACGCTTGAACAATCCGGCCCTGAGCAGCCGGGAGGCGTGGAATGGTTGACGCTCATCGACGGCGCCCCGCTGGCCACAGAGGCCCGGCGCCTGACCTCACGAAACTGGCCCCGGCTGGCAGGAAGCGACCTCGTGGGCCCCTTGCTGGATGAGGCAGGGCGCAGGGGGCTCACTGTTGGTTTCCTGGGTGGGTCGACGGAAACCCAGCAACTTATCCGCGCCAAGTTCGAAGTCGAGCGTCCCCACCTCAGGGTCGTCGGGTGGTGGGCTCCCCCGCGCACCACTCTTGGTGACCATGAAGCTTCCCGCCGGCTTGCGGCAAAGATTTCGGAGTCAGCACCGGACATTTTGATCGTGGCACTGGGCAAGCCACGGCAGGAACTCTGGATTTCAGAGCATGGCGCCATGACAGGTGCAAAGGTCCTGATGGCCTTCGGAGCCGTGGTGGACTTCCTGGCGGGGCACATCAGGCGGGCACCCTCCTGGGTGAGCTCCAACAGCCTCGAGTGGGCCTGGCGGCTGGCCTTGGAACCGCGCAGGCTCGCCCGCAGATACCTCGTGGACGGACCGGAAGCCTACCTTCGCCTGCGAAGGGACAGCAGTTTCACGCTTCCCGCCGCCGGGCAGCGGCAGCTTCCCGGCGCGGATACCGCCCCCAAAGGCACAAGTGTCCACCCCGCGGATGTCCCGGAGCGTGAGCCCAGCCGCGCTCCGGGGTCCTTTGCGCCGGCCAGCGCCACTGCGGAAGTCGCCGTCGTCGTCGTCACCTATAACAATGAAGACAGCATTGGCCCCTTGATCCTGAGCCTGCGGAGGGAAGCAAGAGAACAGTCGATGAAAGTCGTGGTGGCCGATAACTCCCCGAACCACCGGACCATCAGCGAACTGGCACGTCATCCGGACGTGATCGCCTTCAGGACAGGAGGAAACCTGGGATACGCCGGTGGCATCAATGCGGCACTCGAAGCCGCGGGAGAGGCCGACGCCTACCTCATCCTCAACCCGGATCTCCGGGTCGGGGAAGGTGCCATCAATGCAATGAGCCGGCGCCTGCAGCAATCCGGCGCAGGCATGGTGGTACCCGTCCTGCTGGATGACGACGGCACCGTCTACCCCTCGCTGCGCCGCGAGCCGGGTGTTCTGCGAGCGCTTGGGGATGCCGCCTTGGGCAGTCATCTCAAAAGGCGGCCGGGGTGGTTGTCGGAGATGGATTTCGATGAAGAGAGCTACCAGCATGGGCATCAGGTGGAGTGGGCTACCGGCGCCGCGCTGTTGCTGGACGGCGGCGCTGCGAGGCTGGTGGGTGCCTGGGATGAGCGTTTCTTCCTGTATTCGGAAGAGACCGACTATTGCCACCGCTTGAGGGAGGCTGGCTTTTCCATCTGGTTTGAGCCTGAGGCGCGCATGTGGCACACGCGCGGTGGATCCGGGGCGTCCCCGCAACTGGTTGCCTTGATGTCCGTGAACCGTGTCCGATATGCGGAGAAGTATCTTGGACCGGCGCGGCTGATGGCCTTTCGTGGGGCCGTGCTGGCCGCAGAGGTGGCCCGGATGGGGAAGCCCGGTCACCGCGACGCAGCGTGGGCCTTGACCAGCCGACGGCGGTGGAATCGCCTTCCGCACGCGGTTCGGGCACTCGAAGCGGAACTCTGA
- a CDS encoding sugar nucleotide-binding protein, whose translation MEAREPVSTPTPIPGLLLFELPVHADGRGWFKENWHRSKMLDAGLPDFGPVQNNISFNALPGTTRGIHAEPWDKFISLASGRIFGAWVDLREGPSFGVLFTAELTPGQAVFVPRGVGNAFQTLEGDTAYTYLVNDHWSPEARKDYTFLNLADEHVSVPWPIPLSRAVVSEQDKNHPRLDHVAPMQKRRTLVLGADGQLGTALRQAFDADRTVDFAGRRDFDITSEDSFRSLAWRSYSTVINAAAFTAVDAAETPEGRTAAWSINAAAVARLARTAVEHSLTLVHVSSDYVFDGTAEVHTEEEAYAPLGVYGQSKAAGDTAVATVPRHYIVRASWVVGNGKNFVRTMAGLAAKGAAPSVVDDQYGRLSFAVDLAAGIRHLLDSRAPYGTYNISNGGPPQSWADIAAEVYRLCGADPGLVHPVSTAEYAQPGTAPRPAHSVLDLAKITATGFTPPDGSQRMAEYLQR comes from the coding sequence GTGGAGGCCCGGGAGCCAGTCTCCACGCCAACCCCGATTCCCGGGTTGTTGCTGTTCGAACTCCCTGTGCATGCCGACGGTCGCGGGTGGTTCAAGGAAAACTGGCACCGCAGCAAGATGCTGGACGCCGGACTGCCTGATTTTGGCCCCGTCCAGAACAACATCTCCTTCAACGCCCTTCCCGGAACCACCCGGGGCATCCATGCCGAGCCGTGGGACAAATTCATCTCCTTGGCCTCCGGGCGTATTTTCGGGGCCTGGGTGGACCTCCGGGAGGGACCAAGCTTCGGCGTCCTGTTCACGGCGGAGCTGACACCGGGCCAAGCTGTCTTCGTGCCCCGTGGCGTAGGGAATGCCTTCCAGACGCTGGAAGGCGACACTGCCTACACCTATCTGGTCAACGACCATTGGAGCCCGGAGGCCCGGAAGGACTACACCTTCCTGAATCTTGCCGACGAACACGTCTCCGTGCCGTGGCCGATCCCCCTCAGCCGCGCTGTGGTCTCGGAGCAGGACAAGAACCATCCGCGCCTGGACCACGTCGCCCCAATGCAAAAACGCCGGACCCTCGTCCTCGGAGCCGATGGCCAATTGGGCACCGCGCTGCGGCAGGCATTCGACGCCGACCGAACGGTCGACTTCGCCGGTCGCCGGGATTTTGACATCACCAGCGAGGATTCCTTCCGGTCGCTGGCATGGCGCAGCTACTCCACGGTCATCAATGCTGCAGCCTTCACCGCCGTGGACGCCGCCGAAACGCCTGAAGGCCGCACAGCTGCCTGGTCAATCAACGCAGCCGCCGTCGCCCGCTTGGCGCGCACCGCCGTCGAACATTCGCTGACCCTGGTCCATGTCTCCAGCGACTACGTCTTCGACGGTACGGCCGAGGTGCACACGGAAGAGGAGGCTTACGCTCCGTTGGGCGTATACGGGCAGAGCAAGGCCGCCGGTGACACGGCTGTGGCAACCGTGCCGAGGCACTACATCGTCAGGGCCAGCTGGGTAGTGGGTAACGGGAAGAACTTTGTTCGGACCATGGCGGGCCTTGCCGCCAAGGGGGCGGCACCGAGTGTTGTGGACGATCAATACGGCCGGTTGAGCTTTGCCGTGGATTTGGCCGCGGGTATCAGACATCTGCTTGATTCGAGGGCACCGTACGGCACATACAACATCAGCAACGGTGGTCCGCCGCAGAGCTGGGCGGATATCGCTGCGGAAGTCTACCGGCTCTGCGGCGCGGATCCCGGGCTGGTGCATCCGGTCAGCACAGCCGAGTACGCGCAACCGGGAACAGCGCCACGACCGGCCCACAGCGTGCTGGACCTGGCCAAAATCACCGCTACGGGCTTCACTCCCCCCGACGGGTCGCAGCGGATGGCGGAATACCTCCAACGCTAG
- the rfbB gene encoding dTDP-glucose 4,6-dehydratase, producing MQRILVTGGAGFIGCNFVHFIMEHTGLHVTVLDKLTYAGKMESLAGLPVNRFEFHRGDICDAGLVDALTGSVDAVVHFAAESHNDNSLDDPRPFLDTNLMGTFTLIEAARKHGTRFHHISTDEVYGDLALDEPRKFTEDSVYRPTSPYSATKAGSDMLVRAWVRSFGLQATISNCSNNYGPYQHVEKFIPRQITNILDGVRPRLYGQGLNVRDWIHVEDHSSAVLTILQRGRIGETYLIGANGERSNREVVEKLLILGGQQPDDYDLVNDRPGHDLRYAIDSTKLRKELGWLPRFPDFDSGLAETVQWYRANEEWWRPQKAATESKYAGQGH from the coding sequence ATGCAGAGAATCCTTGTCACCGGCGGGGCCGGATTCATCGGATGCAATTTTGTTCACTTCATCATGGAGCACACCGGCCTCCATGTCACTGTCCTGGATAAGCTGACCTACGCCGGAAAGATGGAGTCGCTGGCGGGACTGCCGGTAAACCGTTTCGAATTCCATCGAGGCGATATTTGCGACGCCGGCCTCGTGGATGCGCTGACAGGCTCCGTGGACGCCGTGGTGCACTTCGCGGCAGAGTCACACAACGACAACTCGCTGGATGATCCCCGTCCGTTCCTGGACACCAACCTGATGGGCACCTTCACCCTGATCGAAGCCGCCCGCAAGCATGGAACCCGCTTCCACCACATTTCCACCGATGAAGTGTACGGTGACCTGGCCCTTGATGAACCCCGGAAATTCACTGAGGACTCGGTGTACCGGCCCACCAGCCCCTACTCCGCCACGAAAGCCGGTTCGGACATGTTGGTCCGGGCCTGGGTGCGTTCTTTTGGCCTCCAAGCGACCATCAGCAATTGCTCGAACAACTACGGTCCATACCAGCACGTTGAGAAGTTCATTCCGCGGCAAATCACCAACATTCTCGACGGAGTGCGTCCCAGGCTGTATGGCCAGGGGCTGAACGTCCGTGACTGGATCCATGTAGAGGACCATTCCTCCGCGGTGTTGACGATCCTGCAACGGGGCCGGATCGGCGAGACCTACCTGATCGGGGCAAACGGGGAGCGGTCCAACCGTGAGGTGGTGGAGAAGCTGCTGATCCTTGGTGGGCAACAGCCTGATGACTATGACCTGGTCAACGACAGGCCGGGACACGATCTGCGCTACGCCATCGACTCCACCAAGCTCCGCAAGGAACTTGGTTGGTTGCCCCGGTTCCCCGACTTCGACTCCGGCCTGGCTGAGACGGTGCAGTGGTACAGAGCCAACGAGGAATGGTGGCGTCCGCAGAAGGCGGCCACCGAGTCAAAATACGCTGGCCAAGGGCACTGA
- the rfbA gene encoding glucose-1-phosphate thymidylyltransferase RfbA: MRGIILAGGTGSRLHPITLGISKQLVPVFDKPMIYYPLCTLMLAGIRDILVITTPADGPQFEKLLGDGSQFGLNLAYARQPTPDGLAQAFILGEDHIGNGKVALILGDNIFNGPGMGNQLRHYADVDGGAIFGYWVKDPSAYGVVEFDDAGLAVSIEEKPSAPKSNYAVPGLYFYDNDVVAMAKELQPSPRGELEITDINRKYMELGRLHVQKFPRGTAWLDTGTFGDLNDASNYVRTTENRQGLKIGAPEEVAWRMGYLTDDQLRQQAAKLAKSGYGNYLLDILDRR; the protein is encoded by the coding sequence ATGCGCGGAATTATTCTTGCCGGTGGCACGGGTTCGAGGCTTCATCCAATTACGCTCGGAATAAGTAAACAATTGGTTCCTGTCTTCGATAAACCAATGATTTACTATCCGCTGTGCACTCTGATGCTCGCTGGAATCCGCGACATCCTCGTCATCACAACGCCCGCGGATGGACCCCAATTCGAAAAGCTCCTGGGCGACGGCTCGCAGTTCGGCCTCAATCTGGCGTACGCCCGCCAACCCACGCCCGACGGACTTGCCCAGGCGTTCATTCTCGGGGAGGACCACATCGGAAACGGCAAAGTGGCGCTTATCCTCGGGGACAACATCTTCAACGGTCCGGGCATGGGCAACCAGCTTCGGCATTACGCCGATGTCGACGGCGGTGCAATCTTCGGTTACTGGGTCAAGGACCCCTCTGCCTACGGTGTGGTGGAATTCGATGATGCAGGCCTGGCGGTTTCCATCGAAGAGAAGCCCTCTGCCCCCAAAAGCAACTATGCAGTGCCCGGCCTCTACTTCTACGACAACGACGTTGTCGCCATGGCAAAAGAACTTCAGCCCTCACCGCGCGGGGAACTGGAAATCACCGACATCAACCGCAAGTACATGGAGCTTGGGCGCCTGCATGTGCAGAAGTTCCCGCGGGGGACCGCCTGGCTGGACACCGGAACATTCGGCGACCTCAACGATGCCTCCAATTACGTCCGAACCACCGAGAACCGGCAAGGGTTGAAGATCGGCGCACCGGAAGAAGTGGCCTGGCGGATGGGATATCTGACGGACGACCAACTCCGCCAGCAGGCAGCCAAACTGGCCAAGAGCGGCTACGGCAACTACCTCCTGGACATCCTTGACCGTCGCTGA
- a CDS encoding aldo/keto reductase yields the protein MQQRYVGNSGFRVSSMSLGTMSWAQETDEQDAAELLHGFVAAGGTVVDTAASYAQGRAEAMLGSMLGDVVARSEIVISTKAGVSSSETRRSVNASRGAMLSALDASLARLGTDYIDIWFAQQWDPNVPLDETLSALELAQRSGRARYVGISNYNSWQTAKVAAVAGFTLVANQSEYSLLHRKPEEELIPAVEDAGLGLMAWAPLGRGVLSGKYRGQIPADSRAAQGRLASYVEPYLEPRASRVVEAVAMAARGLGRSPLDVSLSWLLSRPGVSTAVIGPRNAVQLKELLDAQLAVLPAEIARALEDVSAA from the coding sequence ATGCAGCAGCGTTATGTCGGGAACAGTGGGTTCCGCGTGTCTTCGATGTCCCTTGGAACCATGTCCTGGGCGCAGGAAACCGATGAGCAGGACGCTGCCGAATTGCTTCACGGATTTGTTGCAGCGGGTGGAACGGTGGTCGACACGGCCGCCTCGTACGCGCAGGGCCGGGCCGAGGCAATGCTGGGCTCCATGCTCGGTGACGTCGTCGCCCGGTCAGAAATCGTCATCTCCACCAAGGCCGGCGTGTCGTCGTCGGAAACGCGGCGCAGTGTCAACGCATCCCGGGGCGCCATGCTTTCTGCGCTGGACGCGAGCCTTGCAAGGCTTGGGACCGACTACATCGACATCTGGTTCGCGCAGCAGTGGGATCCGAACGTGCCCTTGGATGAAACGCTCTCAGCCTTGGAACTGGCCCAGCGAAGCGGACGTGCCCGCTACGTTGGCATTTCCAATTACAACAGCTGGCAGACAGCCAAGGTAGCGGCCGTAGCAGGCTTTACCTTGGTGGCCAACCAGTCGGAGTATTCGCTGCTGCACCGCAAACCCGAGGAAGAACTTATCCCCGCCGTCGAGGACGCCGGTCTTGGCCTGATGGCCTGGGCCCCGCTGGGGCGTGGAGTTCTCAGCGGTAAGTACCGGGGGCAGATACCTGCGGATTCGCGGGCAGCACAGGGCCGGCTGGCATCGTATGTGGAGCCCTATCTGGAGCCGCGGGCGTCAAGGGTAGTCGAAGCGGTGGCCATGGCCGCCCGTGGACTGGGCCGGTCACCGCTGGACGTTTCGTTGAGCTGGTTGCTGTCCCGGCCGGGGGTATCCACCGCCGTCATCGGGCCCAGGAACGCCGTCCAGCTCAAGGAATTGCTGGATGCCCAGTTGGCGGTGCTCCCGGCGGAGATTGCTCGTGCGCTTGAGGATGTTTCCGCGGCCTAG
- a CDS encoding undecaprenyl-diphosphate phosphatase: MNWIEAALLGLVQGLTEFLPISSSAHLRIVGSFLPDAADPGAAFTAITQLGTETAVIVYFWRDIVRIVRAWFGSLTGKVERNDPDARMGWLVILGSLPIVILGLLFQDQIESVFRSMWIVATMLIVFGMILAVADAIGRQERDLSQLSYKHGILYGFAQAMALIPGVSRSGGTITAGLLMGYTREAAARYSFLLAIPAVFGSGLYQLYKTVTKEGLAGPYGLPETALATVIAFVVGYVIIGWFLKFVSTRSYRLFVWYRIFLGLALYVLLGFGVISA; this comes from the coding sequence GTGAACTGGATAGAAGCAGCCTTGCTGGGCCTTGTGCAGGGCCTCACCGAATTCCTCCCGATTTCCTCGAGCGCGCATCTGCGGATTGTCGGCTCATTCCTTCCCGATGCAGCCGATCCGGGCGCAGCCTTCACGGCCATCACGCAGCTTGGCACGGAGACCGCCGTCATCGTCTACTTTTGGCGCGACATCGTCCGCATCGTGCGGGCCTGGTTCGGCTCCTTGACGGGGAAAGTGGAACGGAACGACCCCGATGCCCGGATGGGCTGGCTGGTCATCCTGGGCAGCCTTCCCATCGTCATCCTGGGCCTGCTGTTCCAGGACCAAATCGAATCAGTGTTCCGCAGCATGTGGATTGTTGCCACCATGCTGATTGTTTTTGGCATGATTCTCGCCGTCGCCGACGCCATCGGCCGGCAGGAGCGTGACCTTAGCCAGCTGAGCTACAAACACGGCATCCTGTATGGCTTTGCCCAGGCAATGGCGTTGATTCCCGGCGTTTCGCGCTCGGGCGGCACCATCACCGCAGGCCTGCTCATGGGCTATACCCGTGAAGCCGCCGCGCGCTACTCCTTCCTGCTTGCCATTCCGGCAGTGTTCGGCAGCGGCCTCTACCAGCTCTACAAGACAGTCACCAAAGAGGGTTTGGCCGGCCCTTACGGACTGCCGGAGACCGCCCTGGCCACGGTCATCGCCTTCGTTGTGGGTTACGTCATCATCGGCTGGTTCCTGAAGTTCGTCTCCACGCGCAGTTACCGGCTCTTCGTCTGGTACCGCATCTTCCTTGGGTTGGCCTTGTATGTCCTGCTCGGTTTCGGTGTGATCAGTGCCTAG
- the mshC gene encoding cysteine--1-D-myo-inosityl 2-amino-2-deoxy-alpha-D-glucopyranoside ligase: MKSWISRPVPELPGSMPPVRLYDTALGRVVEVERQAEQSMYVCGITPYDATHMGHAASYVAFDLLNRAWRDAGIRVSYVQNVTDVDDPLLERANATGVDWRELAESQIQLFHTDMDALNVLAPEHYVGAVEAIPDIVPAIEQLISDGVAYRVQGTDGEPDGDVYYDVEAAGKSSSATDAWTLGDVSGLGESEMLALFAERGGDPGRPGKRNALDPLLWRVARDGEPSWPGASLGAGRPGWHIECTVIAQKYLPAPFTVQGGGSDLIFPHHEMGAGHAYSLAGVPLARHYAHAGMVGLDGEKMSKSKGNLVLVSKLRAAGEDPAAIRLAILANHYRSDWSWTDEDFAAAKDRIAVWRAALQQAPAGSAAGLVAAMRKELAEDLNAPGALAAVDHWAQEAVRNGAEKSAHDAALVSDAVNALLGVEL, from the coding sequence GTGAAATCGTGGATCTCCCGCCCTGTACCTGAACTGCCCGGCAGCATGCCGCCCGTACGGCTGTACGACACCGCTCTTGGCCGTGTCGTGGAGGTGGAACGGCAGGCCGAGCAGTCGATGTACGTCTGCGGCATCACGCCCTATGACGCAACGCATATGGGCCACGCAGCGAGCTATGTAGCGTTCGACCTGCTGAACCGCGCCTGGCGTGATGCGGGTATCCGTGTTTCCTACGTACAAAACGTCACGGACGTCGATGATCCCCTTCTTGAACGCGCCAACGCTACTGGCGTGGACTGGCGTGAACTGGCCGAAAGCCAGATCCAGCTCTTCCACACGGACATGGACGCCCTGAATGTCCTCGCGCCGGAGCATTACGTTGGCGCCGTCGAGGCAATCCCCGACATCGTGCCGGCCATTGAGCAGCTCATCTCCGATGGTGTCGCCTACCGCGTTCAAGGCACCGACGGAGAACCCGACGGCGATGTCTACTATGACGTCGAAGCGGCCGGCAAGAGTTCCAGTGCTACCGATGCCTGGACTCTTGGCGATGTGTCCGGGCTCGGTGAAAGCGAGATGCTCGCGCTGTTCGCCGAGCGCGGGGGAGACCCCGGCCGGCCCGGCAAGCGAAACGCCCTTGATCCCCTCCTGTGGCGCGTAGCCCGTGACGGGGAGCCCAGTTGGCCAGGCGCCAGCCTTGGGGCCGGACGCCCAGGCTGGCACATCGAATGTACGGTGATCGCCCAAAAGTACCTTCCGGCGCCCTTCACCGTGCAAGGTGGCGGTTCCGACCTGATTTTCCCGCACCACGAGATGGGTGCCGGTCACGCCTACTCCCTCGCCGGAGTCCCGCTGGCCCGTCACTATGCCCACGCGGGCATGGTTGGTCTTGACGGAGAGAAGATGAGCAAGTCCAAGGGAAACCTGGTCCTCGTCTCAAAGCTCCGTGCGGCCGGTGAGGACCCTGCTGCCATCCGCCTGGCAATCCTTGCAAACCACTACCGCTCCGACTGGTCGTGGACGGACGAAGACTTCGCTGCGGCCAAGGACAGGATCGCCGTTTGGCGGGCAGCCTTGCAGCAGGCTCCGGCGGGTTCTGCGGCCGGGCTCGTCGCAGCCATGCGCAAGGAGCTGGCCGAGGACCTCAACGCGCCGGGCGCGTTGGCCGCCGTCGACCATTGGGCCCAGGAGGCAGTACGCAACGGTGCGGAGAAGTCCGCACATGACGCGGCACTGGTTTCCGACGCCGTCAACGCTTTGCTGGGCGTGGAACTCTAG
- a CDS encoding PAC2 family protein produces MNSVDGTPEGQDITVEPERFLKEPAEGQRVTVMIAAFEGWNDAGEAASDALHYLNKLWNGKKIATVDAEEYYDFQFTRPTVRRTSSGARKVKWPSTRIYKAAVPDSNVDVVFVLGTEPSYRWRAYTTELLVHAEALKVDSVILVGALLADVPHSRPIPVSTTSEDNSLRERLNLEASQYEGPVGIVGVLAEFALLAGLPTVSLWAAVPHYVAQPPSPKAQLAILHKIEDLLQVPLDSHALAEESEAWERGVDELATEDPEIAAYVRQLEEAKDTADLPEASGESIAREFERYLKRRGKDRP; encoded by the coding sequence ATGAACAGTGTGGACGGGACCCCCGAAGGGCAGGACATCACCGTGGAGCCCGAGCGTTTCCTCAAGGAACCCGCGGAAGGACAGCGCGTCACCGTAATGATCGCTGCCTTTGAGGGCTGGAACGACGCCGGTGAAGCAGCCAGCGATGCTCTGCACTACCTGAACAAGCTATGGAACGGCAAGAAGATTGCCACCGTGGACGCCGAGGAATATTACGATTTCCAGTTCACCAGGCCCACAGTGCGGCGCACCTCCTCCGGTGCCCGGAAAGTGAAATGGCCCTCCACCCGGATCTACAAGGCCGCCGTTCCGGACAGCAACGTGGACGTGGTTTTCGTCCTCGGCACCGAACCCTCCTACCGCTGGCGTGCCTACACCACCGAGCTGTTGGTGCATGCCGAGGCACTCAAGGTGGATTCGGTCATCCTGGTCGGCGCCTTGCTGGCCGATGTTCCACACAGCCGGCCCATTCCGGTCAGCACCACCTCGGAGGACAACAGCTTGCGGGAACGCCTCAACCTGGAGGCCTCGCAATACGAAGGGCCCGTGGGAATCGTCGGGGTTCTGGCCGAATTCGCCCTTTTGGCTGGTCTGCCCACGGTCTCGCTCTGGGCTGCAGTTCCCCACTATGTGGCGCAGCCGCCCTCCCCCAAAGCCCAGCTCGCCATTTTGCACAAGATCGAGGACCTGCTACAAGTGCCCCTGGACAGCCATGCCCTTGCCGAAGAGTCGGAAGCCTGGGAACGCGGGGTGGATGAGCTCGCAACGGAAGACCCGGAAATTGCTGCCTACGTGCGCCAGCTGGAGGAAGCCAAGGACACCGCAGATCTCCCGGAAGCCTCGGGCGAATCCATTGCGCGGGAGTTCGAGCGTTACCTGAAGCGGCGCGGCAAAGACCGTCCCTAG
- a CDS encoding HAD family hydrolase has product MHGISRQRVSRIRPQHNAGTAGHQVPRRLETMHSTPSQPLLKAVLWDMDGTLVDTEPYWIAAERALVEAHGGTWSHQQAMQLVGQSLLHSAAVLQRAGVKLEAREIVDTLSAQVIARVRQEVPWRPGARELLDELHAAGIRCALVTMSEGPLAGVVVESLHKPYFEFMVTGDTVTHGKPHPEAYLTAVERLKLDDPSITVDHCVALEDSIPGATAAIASGVVTVGIPHQVPLPEDPRMIMWPTLAGRTTADVQRLVLDRFPALNLVEGAN; this is encoded by the coding sequence ATGCATGGCATTTCGCGTCAACGCGTGTCCCGTATTCGCCCACAGCACAATGCCGGAACTGCGGGCCATCAGGTTCCACGTAGACTGGAAACCATGCATTCAACACCCAGCCAGCCCCTCCTCAAAGCCGTGCTCTGGGATATGGATGGCACACTCGTGGACACTGAACCCTATTGGATCGCGGCCGAGCGCGCCCTGGTGGAGGCACATGGCGGCACCTGGAGCCACCAGCAGGCCATGCAGTTGGTGGGCCAGTCCTTGCTTCACTCCGCGGCTGTCCTGCAGCGGGCCGGAGTCAAACTCGAGGCCCGCGAAATCGTGGATACTTTGAGCGCACAGGTCATTGCCCGGGTCCGACAGGAAGTCCCGTGGCGCCCGGGAGCGCGCGAGCTGCTGGATGAACTCCACGCGGCAGGCATCCGCTGCGCCCTGGTAACCATGTCGGAAGGCCCGCTCGCGGGAGTGGTGGTTGAAAGCCTCCACAAGCCGTATTTCGAGTTCATGGTCACCGGCGACACCGTCACCCACGGAAAGCCCCACCCGGAGGCTTACCTCACCGCGGTGGAACGGCTGAAGCTAGACGACCCTTCCATCACGGTGGACCACTGCGTGGCCCTGGAGGACTCCATCCCGGGAGCCACGGCCGCCATTGCATCAGGTGTGGTAACCGTGGGAATTCCGCACCAGGTACCCCTTCCGGAGGACCCGCGCATGATCATGTGGCCCACCCTTGCAGGCAGGACGACGGCAGACGTACAACGGTTGGTCCTGGACCGCTTCCCGGCTCTGAACCTCGTTGAAGGGGCCAACTAG